The Solibacillus daqui genome has a segment encoding these proteins:
- a CDS encoding multidrug effflux MFS transporter produces the protein MKKNIGNKTPSLLLLIVLVGFPQISETIFSPSLPTIAEAFETSMSDAQLTMSVYFIAFAFGVFFFGRLSDKIGRRKAMLYGLFFYFVGNILCLVANELAVLLVARFIQAFGASVGSVVTQTILRESFSGVERHKLFAQISAAIAFTPAIGPLIGGFTDYYFGFRVVFLVLVAMSVIVFCYAFLRLPETALSTIEMKPILPIVKRMITNARLWRYGVLIGGINGVLFSYYTEAPFIFTQYFTLSSAMYGFLGIIVALATIAGAMLSKRLVNHTIPEKIIVRGLAIMLIGTMLATSVHFLPTLIQMPFMIVSVFIILFGTGTALPNCLSLALIDFQDVIGSAGAIFSLGYYLLVSATIYGMSFFHNGTVLAMPLYFLALGLVMLLISLPLLNKKDDVF, from the coding sequence TTGAAGAAAAACATCGGAAACAAAACACCTAGCTTATTATTACTGATTGTATTAGTTGGCTTCCCACAAATTAGTGAAACTATTTTTAGCCCATCATTACCAACTATCGCAGAAGCGTTTGAAACTTCTATGAGTGATGCACAGCTTACGATGAGTGTGTACTTTATCGCTTTTGCCTTCGGAGTATTTTTCTTTGGTCGTTTATCCGATAAAATCGGTCGTCGCAAGGCAATGCTTTATGGGCTGTTTTTTTATTTTGTTGGTAACATACTTTGTTTAGTAGCAAATGAATTGGCGGTTTTATTAGTCGCGCGCTTTATTCAAGCGTTTGGTGCAAGTGTTGGCTCTGTCGTAACACAAACGATTTTACGCGAAAGCTTTTCTGGTGTTGAGCGACATAAATTGTTTGCTCAAATTTCAGCTGCCATTGCCTTCACACCTGCAATTGGCCCGTTAATCGGTGGCTTTACCGACTATTATTTTGGCTTTAGGGTCGTATTTTTGGTGTTAGTTGCTATGAGCGTTATTGTATTTTGCTATGCGTTTTTACGCTTACCTGAAACAGCACTTTCTACAATCGAAATGAAGCCTATTCTACCAATAGTGAAGCGCATGATTACAAATGCCCGTCTATGGCGTTACGGCGTATTAATTGGCGGTATTAACGGTGTATTATTTAGCTATTATACCGAAGCGCCATTTATTTTTACGCAATACTTTACACTATCAAGTGCGATGTATGGTTTTTTAGGTATTATCGTTGCACTCGCTACTATCGCAGGTGCGATGCTATCTAAACGACTCGTTAACCACACAATACCTGAGAAGATTATTGTGCGCGGGTTAGCCATTATGCTCATCGGTACAATGCTCGCTACATCGGTACATTTTTTACCGACTTTAATACAAATGCCATTCATGATTGTTAGTGTATTCATTATTTTATTTGGTACAGGTACTGCTTTACCAAACTGTTTAAGCTTAGCGCTGATTGACTTTCAAGACGTCATTGGTTCTGCGGGTGCGATATTTAGCTTAGGTTATTATTTACTTGTCAGCGCTACAATTTATGGTATGAGCTTTTTTCATAACGGAACAGTCCTTGCGATGCCACTATATTTTTTAGCACTAGGACTTGTTATGCTTTTAATAAGTTTACCGTTACTTAACAAAAAAGATGACGTGTTTTGA
- a CDS encoding DUF5412 domain-containing protein: MTVNLKEKKARRKKIWRILLVASTLVLGVIGYAIYWFFFDMNRLPTGEYLTEATSPDGTYTVKAYVNSPSLSVDAVRGELIFNKKNGKTKNIYWNYRESRATIEWLDHQTVVINGHTLHVPNDRYDFRREE; encoded by the coding sequence ATGACTGTTAATTTGAAAGAAAAGAAAGCGAGACGTAAGAAGATTTGGCGAATTCTTTTAGTTGCAAGTACTCTAGTTTTAGGTGTTATCGGTTACGCAATTTACTGGTTTTTTTTTGATATGAATAGATTGCCAACAGGGGAATATTTAACGGAAGCAACTTCACCTGATGGCACATATACAGTAAAGGCCTATGTAAACAGCCCGAGTTTAAGCGTAGATGCGGTGAGAGGCGAGCTAATATTTAATAAAAAGAATGGTAAAACGAAAAATATATATTGGAATTACCGTGAATCAAGAGCAACAATTGAATGGCTGGACCATCAAACGGTTGTAATAAATGGGCACACACTACATGTGCCAAATGATAGATATGATTTTCGACGGGAAGAATAG
- a CDS encoding GNAT family N-acetyltransferase, with amino-acid sequence MEITTLFEKPSYAKDVSHMIYGEFVVGTSSRMVFSDVEVFFQNTNFDTFPLTFIAIKNDACVGTVSVFENDFKKRPQYTPWLASLYVQPTYRDQKIGQQLMNYLLNHVKLLGISEIYLKTENASDYYIKRGWKLVETIHETDGEMVDIFKYTP; translated from the coding sequence ATGGAAATTACAACTTTATTTGAAAAGCCGTCTTATGCCAAAGACGTTTCTCACATGATTTATGGGGAGTTTGTTGTAGGAACTTCGAGTCGTATGGTGTTTTCTGATGTAGAAGTATTTTTTCAGAATACGAATTTTGATACATTCCCATTAACCTTTATCGCAATAAAAAATGATGCATGCGTCGGAACTGTATCTGTCTTTGAAAACGATTTTAAAAAGCGTCCACAGTATACACCGTGGCTTGCTTCGCTTTATGTACAACCTACGTATCGTGATCAAAAAATTGGTCAGCAACTTATGAATTATTTATTAAATCACGTGAAATTATTAGGCATTTCCGAAATCTACTTAAAAACTGAAAATGCTTCAGATTATTACATCAAACGAGGTTGGAAATTAGTAGAGACCATCCATGAAACCGACGGTGAAATGGTGGATATTTTTAAATATACTCCATAA
- a CDS encoding VOC family protein encodes MTKAILKGMEGVFIPVKDPELSAKWYEEKLGFTVIYIEVEAAVMKIAEQSQTVVCLVKTQNHQPMKFPDNNFGVGKYYNFISHDIEETHKLLVERDVKVNPIGEEGTTRFFTFYDPDGNPLGVCK; translated from the coding sequence ATGACCAAAGCAATATTGAAGGGAATGGAAGGCGTATTTATTCCTGTGAAAGACCCTGAATTATCAGCAAAATGGTACGAAGAAAAACTTGGCTTTACGGTTATTTATATTGAGGTAGAAGCAGCTGTTATGAAGATAGCAGAACAGTCTCAAACAGTAGTATGTCTTGTTAAAACACAAAATCATCAACCAATGAAGTTCCCTGATAATAATTTTGGTGTTGGTAAATATTATAATTTTATTTCTCATGATATTGAAGAGACTCATAAATTGTTAGTTGAACGGGATGTCAAAGTAAATCCAATTGGTGAAGAAGGAACTACTAGGTTTTTTACTTTCTATGACCCTGACGGCAATCCATTAGGGGTTTGTAAATAA
- a CDS encoding DUF4260 domain-containing protein has protein sequence MNKIVLHAEYGFAFILTLFIYLQLDFSFWLFLLLLFVPDIAMIGYIINSKVGALTYNIGHSVVIPAILIGASILLEIDTLLMLSCIWIAHIFLDRCLGYGLKYKQSFKDTHMQRV, from the coding sequence ATGAATAAAATTGTACTCCATGCTGAATACGGCTTTGCTTTTATACTAACTTTGTTCATTTATTTACAGCTAGATTTTTCATTTTGGCTATTTCTCTTGTTATTGTTTGTCCCAGACATTGCGATGATTGGTTATATCATTAATTCCAAAGTTGGCGCATTAACCTACAATATTGGTCATAGTGTTGTTATCCCGGCAATTTTAATCGGTGCTTCGATTCTACTCGAAATCGACACTTTGCTCATGCTTTCTTGTATTTGGATTGCTCACATATTTTTGGATCGCTGTTTAGGCTATGGCTTAAAATATAAACAAAGCTTTAAAGATACTCATATGCAAAGGGTATAA
- a CDS encoding MerR family transcriptional regulator, whose product MQIKTFSKKLRVSMDTIRFYEKEGLLQPKRLPNGYRDYDESCEAQLKMIVVLKQLGFSLKEIEHLKQLKSQEINVGCNETTVALFNEKSQQLTNKITFYQQAINTLQLITQLMGNQQFEKNQKQIDLSINQLFNQLKEGFHDE is encoded by the coding sequence ATGCAAATAAAAACTTTCTCAAAAAAACTTCGTGTTTCAATGGATACCATCCGTTTCTATGAAAAAGAAGGATTACTCCAACCAAAAAGATTACCGAATGGCTATCGTGATTATGATGAATCCTGCGAGGCACAGCTAAAAATGATTGTCGTATTAAAGCAGCTCGGATTTTCTTTAAAAGAAATTGAGCATCTAAAACAGTTAAAATCACAAGAAATAAACGTGGGGTGTAACGAAACAACGGTTGCTCTATTTAATGAAAAATCACAGCAATTAACAAACAAAATCACTTTTTACCAACAAGCCATCAACACCCTACAATTGATTACACAATTAATGGGCAATCAACAATTTGAAAAAAATCAAAAACAAATTGATCTATCCATAAATCAATTATTTAACCAATTGAAAGAAGGTTTTCACGATGAATAA
- the ccsB gene encoding c-type cytochrome biogenesis protein CcsB: MDSQQLLNVSNNLLLCGFILLLIAIVPLGLSVKSNKTLFGKLGIVITYAAFILQLGYFITRWVAVKHAPVSNMFEFVTFFGIMLIGGFILIYHLYKQVIVGLFVIPISLIIIGYGSAFSSEVSPLVPSLISNWLTIHVITVAISSAILSISFATGIMYLLKVLDVTKKSISTRSLEFVLYCLVVVIGFVGASTVFSFAMEPVTIAYKDVQGNESTVIYEMYPLIVTENHDQVGLLTISNKIDAAKLNSIAWAFIVGTVLYIVLRLITRKSISMLLKPLTKRVNANLMDEISYRAVVIGFPLFALGGLLFAMIWAQIAWGRFWGWDPKEVWALITFLFYAAMLHLRLSKSWEGEKTAWMTIIGFGIIIFNQVFVNLVIAGLHSYA, translated from the coding sequence TTGGATTCACAACAATTATTAAATGTTAGTAACAATTTACTTCTTTGTGGCTTTATATTATTGCTAATCGCAATTGTGCCACTTGGGCTCTCTGTCAAATCAAACAAAACACTATTCGGGAAGCTGGGCATTGTTATAACGTATGCAGCATTTATTTTACAGCTTGGTTATTTTATAACGAGATGGGTCGCGGTAAAGCATGCACCTGTAAGTAATATGTTTGAGTTTGTGACGTTTTTCGGAATCATGCTGATTGGCGGCTTTATACTAATCTATCACTTGTATAAGCAAGTTATCGTCGGTTTATTTGTTATTCCGATTTCCCTCATCATTATTGGCTACGGCAGTGCTTTTTCTAGTGAAGTTTCTCCATTAGTGCCATCGTTAATCAGTAACTGGCTTACCATTCACGTTATTACGGTTGCCATATCGAGTGCAATATTATCGATTTCGTTTGCAACAGGGATAATGTATCTTTTAAAGGTGCTAGATGTGACGAAAAAATCAATCAGCACACGTTCATTAGAATTCGTGCTGTATTGTTTAGTCGTGGTAATCGGCTTTGTTGGTGCATCGACGGTATTTAGCTTTGCAATGGAGCCTGTTACAATTGCCTACAAAGATGTACAAGGAAATGAAAGTACAGTGATTTATGAAATGTACCCGCTTATTGTGACCGAAAATCATGACCAAGTTGGACTTTTGACCATTTCGAATAAAATTGATGCAGCAAAACTAAATTCCATTGCATGGGCTTTTATTGTCGGAACAGTGTTATACATAGTGCTCCGTCTCATCACAAGAAAAAGTATAAGCATGCTTTTAAAGCCTCTTACAAAACGTGTAAATGCTAATTTGATGGACGAAATTTCATACCGTGCTGTTGTCATTGGTTTCCCACTGTTTGCACTTGGCGGCTTATTATTTGCGATGATTTGGGCGCAAATTGCATGGGGGAGATTCTGGGGCTGGGATCCTAAAGAAGTATGGGCACTCATTACGTTTCTGTTTTATGCGGCGATGCTACATTTACGATTATCGAAGTCCTGGGAAGGTGAAAAGACCGCATGGATGACGATTATCGGATTTGGCATTATTATATTCAATCAAGTTTTCGTAAACCTTGTCATCGCAGGGCTTCATTCGTATGCATAA
- a CDS encoding GNAT family N-acetyltransferase, translating into MYTDNKTVLKLVEFDKYDVLGLVELSTSVGWDYDEYEIRTVMSSGKIYGHKNAVGKIVSSAAIIPYDTDLASIGMVIVNEEYRGLGLGKKATQECIDSVSQNTSIMLISTEDGKPLYENLGFITVDSVHKYLSDNYIPTKLFNNPQEITLEKYQEKDINEIIELDSAAFGDKRRKLLLNRINQSKQCLVVRNLKGKIIGFGLSILGPVNLLIGPIVAPDSQTAALIIDGLVLNHQGKLRIDVTSSTDELMLFLEKSGFIKVSNPPIMIKNSIKMPHRNKELFAIAAQIFV; encoded by the coding sequence ATGTATACAGACAATAAAACAGTATTAAAATTAGTGGAATTTGATAAATATGATGTCTTAGGCTTAGTAGAACTTTCTACATCAGTCGGCTGGGATTATGATGAATATGAAATTAGAACTGTTATGTCATCTGGTAAAATATACGGTCATAAAAATGCTGTGGGGAAAATTGTTTCGAGTGCTGCAATAATACCTTATGATACTGATTTAGCTTCAATCGGTATGGTTATTGTAAATGAAGAATATAGAGGTTTAGGCTTAGGGAAGAAGGCTACTCAGGAGTGTATAGACAGTGTTTCTCAAAATACCTCAATAATGTTAATTTCAACTGAGGATGGAAAACCTTTATATGAAAACTTGGGTTTTATTACTGTCGATTCTGTACATAAATATTTAAGTGATAATTATATTCCAACTAAATTGTTTAATAATCCTCAAGAAATTACCTTAGAGAAATACCAAGAGAAAGATATTAATGAAATTATTGAATTAGATTCTGCTGCATTTGGTGATAAGAGGAGAAAATTACTTCTTAACAGGATAAATCAATCAAAACAATGTTTAGTTGTTAGAAATCTAAAGGGGAAAATTATTGGATTTGGATTATCCATATTAGGTCCAGTAAATCTATTAATAGGACCTATTGTAGCACCAGATTCACAAACAGCTGCTTTAATAATCGATGGGTTAGTTCTTAATCATCAAGGAAAGTTAAGGATTGATGTGACATCCAGTACTGACGAGTTAATGTTGTTCTTGGAGAAAAGTGGATTTATTAAAGTTAGTAATCCTCCGATAATGATAAAGAACTCTATTAAAATGCCACATAGGAATAAAGAGTTGTTTGCTATTGCTGCACAAATCTTTGTTTAG
- a CDS encoding HXXEE domain-containing protein, whose product MFNKQYLNENKNNTHIRCLPIFFCLAITLHNIEEAIWLPEWSQIGHSIQQPVTSNEFFFAVIIITALAYLITFLFIIFSPEIKIIKWMFVGFLGAMIFNAFFPHLIATIIMNIYSPGLITGLILNVPINMIILYTLYKNRFVSIKEIILSTLIIGVILLMLIPFLFKIGNNLITY is encoded by the coding sequence ATGTTTAATAAACAATATCTAAATGAGAATAAAAATAACACCCATATAAGATGCTTACCTATTTTTTTCTGCTTAGCTATTACATTACATAATATAGAAGAAGCTATATGGCTTCCAGAATGGTCTCAAATCGGACATTCTATTCAACAACCTGTCACTTCCAATGAATTTTTCTTTGCCGTTATTATTATTACAGCGTTAGCGTATTTAATTACATTCCTCTTTATTATTTTTTCACCTGAAATAAAAATAATAAAGTGGATGTTTGTTGGTTTTTTAGGCGCAATGATATTTAATGCATTTTTTCCACATCTCATCGCAACAATAATAATGAATATCTATTCTCCAGGCCTAATTACCGGTTTAATACTCAATGTTCCCATCAATATGATTATTCTTTATACACTTTATAAAAATCGTTTTGTATCGATTAAAGAAATCATTCTTTCTACTTTGATAATTGGGGTAATTTTATTAATGTTAATTCCATTCCTTTTTAAAATAGGAAATAATTTAATAACTTATTAA
- a CDS encoding helix-turn-helix domain-containing protein yields MKNKVEILMHPVRIKISQALLRNREHGLTPLEMVKILKDVPQATLYRQLQILVDAGIISVIQEKKVKSVSEKYYAINENEIRINGDEWSQVSTEEKLDYISYYQLLLMTQYKNYLEKLEEENSREDRSTFSVVELKIDENHFTQFQNELHELMTKYFNASSSNQDAPVRTVAITIIPEN; encoded by the coding sequence ATGAAGAATAAAGTTGAGATTTTAATGCATCCTGTAAGAATAAAAATTAGCCAAGCACTTCTTCGTAACAGAGAACACGGGCTTACACCTTTAGAAATGGTAAAAATCCTCAAAGATGTGCCGCAAGCTACATTATATAGACAACTACAAATATTAGTTGATGCTGGTATTATTAGCGTAATTCAAGAAAAAAAAGTGAAATCTGTTTCTGAAAAATATTACGCAATCAATGAAAATGAAATTAGAATTAACGGAGATGAATGGAGTCAAGTCTCGACCGAGGAAAAGCTAGATTACATTTCTTACTATCAATTATTACTTATGACTCAATACAAAAACTATCTTGAAAAATTAGAGGAAGAAAATTCTCGAGAGGATCGATCAACCTTTTCTGTAGTGGAATTAAAGATAGATGAAAACCATTTCACACAGTTCCAAAACGAACTACATGAATTAATGACAAAGTATTTTAACGCATCGAGTAGTAACCAAGATGCTCCTGTTAGAACTGTCGCAATAACAATTATTCCTGAGAATTAA
- a CDS encoding PLD nuclease N-terminal domain-containing protein: MKLHYGVDDLKKIDILSYLPIILPILIIGALLVLIALVDLFRHRNTRNNVLIWTLVILLGNTFGPILYFIFGRKDSDTR; this comes from the coding sequence ATGAAATTACATTACGGAGTAGATGATTTAAAGAAAATTGATATTTTGTCTTATTTACCTATTATCCTGCCTATTTTAATAATAGGGGCACTTTTAGTCTTAATTGCTTTAGTTGACTTGTTTAGACATAGAAACACTAGAAATAATGTACTTATCTGGACATTAGTTATTCTATTAGGTAATACATTTGGACCGATTTTGTACTTTATTTTTGGAAGAAAGGATAGTGATACACGTTGA
- a CDS encoding ABC transporter ATP-binding protein, whose protein sequence is MKLEIKNISKTFNEKMVLNNFSMEIEKGECVGLIGPNGAGKSTLIKIISDIMFPNNGKVLLNGVKVSKMKEEIGYLPQYPNFFHWMTAKETLMFMGQLSGLKKEVLIAAIPEILAKVGLKDEENSKVSIFSGGMKQRLGIAQALLHKPSLLIMDEPVSALDPVGRREVLNLIKEIKKDTTILLSTHILSDAEEICERFIIIKNGIKVEDAPITELLKRNSNNQIQLTITANDLNWLDTVRSLPYVENVEMIGHKVKIKVKSIEKNKNKLLESALMHDVNLTHFEMYSETLEDIFLKLVVQK, encoded by the coding sequence TTGAAATTAGAGATTAAAAATATATCAAAAACATTTAATGAAAAAATGGTGCTCAATAATTTTTCAATGGAAATAGAAAAGGGAGAATGTGTCGGTTTAATTGGTCCAAATGGTGCAGGAAAATCTACATTAATAAAAATTATTTCAGATATCATGTTCCCAAATAATGGGAAAGTCTTATTGAATGGGGTAAAAGTTTCAAAGATGAAGGAAGAAATCGGTTACTTACCACAATATCCAAACTTTTTTCATTGGATGACAGCTAAAGAAACGTTAATGTTTATGGGGCAGCTTTCAGGTTTAAAAAAGGAGGTATTAATAGCCGCTATTCCAGAAATTTTGGCTAAAGTTGGATTAAAGGACGAAGAAAATTCAAAAGTCAGTATCTTTTCTGGGGGGATGAAGCAGCGACTGGGGATTGCACAAGCATTATTACATAAACCGTCATTACTTATAATGGATGAACCTGTATCTGCATTAGATCCAGTTGGGAGAAGAGAAGTATTAAACCTGATAAAAGAGATAAAAAAAGATACAACCATCTTATTATCCACCCATATTTTAAGTGATGCCGAAGAAATCTGTGAACGATTTATCATTATTAAGAATGGAATAAAAGTAGAGGATGCACCTATTACAGAGCTTTTAAAACGCAATAGCAATAATCAAATTCAATTAACAATTACAGCAAACGACTTAAATTGGCTTGATACTGTTAGAAGTCTACCTTATGTAGAAAATGTAGAGATGATTGGACATAAGGTCAAAATAAAAGTTAAGAGTATCGAGAAAAATAAGAATAAATTGCTTGAAAGTGCGCTTATGCATGATGTGAATTTAACTCATTTTGAAATGTATAGTGAAACCTTAGAAGATATCTTTTTAAAATTGGTGGTGCAAAAATGA
- a CDS encoding ABC transporter permease, with protein sequence MSKWIVLMKKEFVQMIRDFRIVWLPIAFMFLGATQPVVNYYLPSILKSIGGSQGITIDPNMAQLEGGEVLASTLASQFDQLGIMILVIAIMGIIQTDKTNGMLSFILTRPVAVPSYIASKVVSNYILLAISVSVGYFTSYIYVNYLFTSVPLSQVFVGLIFYLVWLLFIVSFTTMVSTIFKSQGVIALISIGTLLGCRLVIGLSPIVDHVNPAVMSKYAIEYLSNGVIHSNIISSSLFTFAWLLVIFITIYYWIFNKKFTTE encoded by the coding sequence ATGAGCAAATGGATCGTGCTAATGAAAAAAGAATTTGTTCAAATGATTCGTGATTTTAGGATAGTTTGGTTACCAATCGCTTTTATGTTTTTAGGTGCAACGCAACCAGTAGTCAATTACTATTTACCATCAATTTTAAAGTCTATAGGAGGTAGTCAGGGAATTACAATTGACCCAAACATGGCTCAGTTAGAGGGAGGGGAAGTATTAGCCAGTACGTTAGCTTCACAATTTGATCAGCTAGGAATAATGATACTGGTTATCGCTATTATGGGAATTATTCAAACAGATAAAACTAACGGAATGCTTTCCTTCATTTTAACACGACCTGTTGCAGTACCTTCCTATATTGCTAGTAAAGTTGTTTCAAATTATATATTACTAGCTATTAGTGTTTCCGTTGGCTATTTTACTTCATATATATACGTGAATTATCTATTTACTTCGGTACCACTTTCACAAGTCTTTGTTGGACTCATCTTCTACCTTGTGTGGCTTTTGTTTATTGTATCGTTTACAACGATGGTTAGTACCATTTTTAAAAGTCAGGGTGTTATTGCGTTAATTTCAATTGGAACCCTTCTAGGTTGTAGATTAGTAATAGGTCTAAGTCCGATAGTTGATCATGTTAATCCCGCTGTTATGAGTAAATACGCAATCGAATACCTAAGTAATGGGGTGATTCATTCGAACATAATAAGTAGTAGCCTATTTACGTTTGCCTGGCTATTAGTAATATTTATTACGATTTACTATTGGATTTTTAATAAAAAATTTACTACCGAGTAA
- a CDS encoding DUF2332 domain-containing protein has protein sequence MEKLKATFLRFANNEAKGKSPLYEYWCRRIITHEPLLNVIMHIPHTQPKPNLFFAAVQYLAVQNETALKQVFDNPKDANLEQSFQLLIAFCKEYQHELIQLFQTKLVQTNEVQRASYLYPLLSEIAAEVEKPLTIIEIGTSAGLLLNVDRYHYNIQQNETITFGDETSPLTLYAKNLGDPIVITQKPIIHNRIGIDLNIIDVNDEEQYLWLQSLIWPEIIERKLNLERARPIHEQCEKQLLTGDFTALLPKLLANEAYKATQIVIFHTHVANQFPSQLKHDLLELLQQLSNQHSIYHIYNNIFDGDLHVDFINQGQTFSKKTLHQTDGHGNYFYWKQGL, from the coding sequence ATGGAAAAGTTAAAAGCAACATTTCTACGCTTTGCAAATAATGAAGCGAAAGGTAAAAGCCCTCTCTATGAATATTGGTGCAGGCGTATCATTACACATGAGCCATTATTAAATGTAATCATGCATATTCCACACACACAGCCAAAGCCTAATTTATTTTTTGCGGCGGTTCAATACTTGGCGGTTCAAAATGAAACAGCGTTGAAACAGGTATTTGATAATCCAAAGGACGCTAACTTAGAACAAAGCTTTCAATTACTAATTGCCTTTTGCAAGGAATATCAGCATGAACTTATTCAACTTTTTCAAACGAAACTCGTTCAAACAAATGAAGTCCAGCGAGCAAGCTATTTATATCCCCTATTGTCTGAAATTGCAGCTGAAGTGGAAAAGCCGTTAACAATCATCGAAATTGGTACAAGTGCCGGTTTGTTATTAAATGTAGATCGCTATCACTACAACATTCAACAAAATGAAACAATTACGTTCGGCGATGAAACGAGTCCATTAACCCTATATGCAAAAAATTTGGGAGACCCGATAGTAATCACGCAGAAGCCAATCATCCACAACCGGATTGGCATCGATTTAAATATTATTGACGTAAATGATGAGGAGCAATATCTATGGCTACAAAGTTTAATATGGCCAGAGATTATCGAGCGTAAATTGAATCTAGAACGTGCTCGACCAATACATGAACAATGTGAAAAGCAGTTATTGACAGGAGATTTCACCGCGCTACTTCCTAAACTATTGGCAAATGAAGCGTACAAAGCAACTCAAATTGTCATTTTTCACACACATGTAGCGAATCAGTTTCCATCACAACTCAAACATGATTTACTGGAATTACTACAACAATTAAGTAACCAGCACAGCATTTATCATATTTATAACAATATATTTGATGGGGATTTACATGTAGATTTCATTAATCAAGGTCAAACATTCTCAAAGAAAACGCTGCACCAAACAGATGGTCATGGGAATTATTTTTACTGGAAACAAGGATTATAA
- a CDS encoding LysR family transcriptional regulator gives MDLKWLKTFVTVYEEGSFRAAAEKLFISQPSITVHIKALEEELQVALFQREHTKIRLTTVGEQYYPIAKKLLAHVEESKNEIRSVSGNQKTRLVIALSAALISTDLLKVIHNFIASHSKYEVEMIMEDGNHLEGILRNRQADVVISLQKTKSKDLHSERLIRSPMKLVYSSKIQLEGKHHDQQLKWLLENYPLYIGYLDEHTPIIESLEREYNVRHYNKVLDSIFAIKLMNEGLGIGLLPDFQIKTELTEGKLKVLDIGAIASIYPIDIYMSHLRNNVNLNPFLSYVRKHFEYS, from the coding sequence ATGGATTTAAAATGGCTAAAAACGTTTGTAACTGTATATGAGGAAGGAAGTTTTCGTGCTGCGGCAGAAAAGTTATTTATTTCACAGCCAAGTATTACGGTACATATCAAAGCATTAGAAGAGGAGTTACAGGTAGCTTTATTTCAGCGTGAACATACAAAAATAAGACTTACTACGGTTGGTGAACAGTATTATCCGATTGCCAAAAAATTATTAGCGCATGTAGAGGAGAGTAAAAATGAAATTCGAAGTGTGTCGGGCAATCAGAAAACGCGTCTTGTCATCGCACTATCTGCAGCGTTAATTTCAACCGATCTGTTAAAAGTTATTCATAACTTCATTGCATCACATTCAAAATATGAGGTAGAAATGATTATGGAGGATGGGAATCATTTAGAAGGAATATTAAGGAACCGTCAAGCTGATGTCGTCATTAGCTTACAAAAAACAAAATCAAAAGACCTGCATTCGGAGCGATTGATTCGTTCACCGATGAAGCTTGTTTACTCATCAAAGATACAATTAGAAGGCAAACATCATGATCAGCAATTAAAGTGGCTATTAGAAAATTATCCACTCTATATTGGGTATTTGGATGAACATACGCCGATTATAGAAAGTTTAGAAAGAGAGTATAACGTTAGGCATTATAACAAGGTGCTGGATAGTATTTTTGCAATTAAGCTAATGAACGAAGGACTAGGAATAGGGCTATTACCTGATTTTCAAATAAAAACAGAGTTAACAGAGGGTAAGCTAAAGGTGCTTGATATTGGTGCGATTGCATCCATTTATCCGATTGATATTTATATGAGCCATTTGCGGAATAACGTGAATTTGAATCCTTTTTTAAGTTATGTAAGAAAACATTTTGAATACTCTTGA